Proteins from one Hemiscyllium ocellatum isolate sHemOce1 chromosome 6, sHemOce1.pat.X.cur, whole genome shotgun sequence genomic window:
- the LOC132816753 gene encoding high-affinity choline transporter 1 produces MAIHIDGIVAIVLFYLLILCVGIWAAWKSKNSNTEQDRSEAIMIGGRDIGLLVGSFTMTATWVGGGYINGTAEAVYVPGYGLVWAQAPFGYALSLVLGGLFFAKPMRSRGYVTMLDPFQQIYGKRMGGLLFIPALMGEIFWSAAVLSALGATLSVIVDININLSVIISAVIAVFYTLVGGLYSVAYTDVVQLFCIFLGLWISIPFALLNPAVTDITITASHEVYQEPWLGHIETPDILTWIDNFLLLMLGGIPWQVYFQRVLSASSATYAQVLSFLAAFGCLVMAIPSALIGAIGASTDWNQTSYGLPDPKNNNETDMILPIVLQHLCPAYISFFGLGAVSAAVMSSADSSILSASSMFARNIYHLAFRQEATDKEILWVMRITIFLFGGAATSMALLAQSIYGLWYLSSDLVYVIIFPQLISVLFIKGTNTYGSIAGYIIGFLFRISGGEPYLHLHPFVCYPGCYLEHSFGGEPIHVQRFPFKTMSMLFSFLGNLGVSYLAKHLFESGILPPKLDFLDSVVSRHSKENMDKTTLVNHDNITLSELVHVNPKHSASDNAAFSNKEAFDDTEPNPEFSKSDND; encoded by the exons ATGGCCATTCACATCGATGGGATAGTGGCTATTGTCCTGTTTTATCTCCTGATTTTATGTGTTGGAATATGGGCTGCTTGGAAAAGTAAAAACTCGAACACAGAACAAGATCGGAGTGAAGCGATAATGATTGGAGGAAGGGACATCGGGTTGTTGGTGGGTAGCTTTACCATGACAG CGACCTGGGTTGGCGGAGGTTACATCAATGGCACGGCAGAGGCGGTTTATGTCCCTGGATATGGCTTGGTCTGGGCACAGGCTCCGTTTGGATATGCGCTCAGCCTGGTTTTAG GTGGTTTATTTTTCGCTAAACCCATGCGTTCAAGGGGCTACGTGACCATGTTGGATCCGTTTCAGCAGATCTACGGCAAAAGAATGGGCGGATTACTCTTCATCCCCGCTCTCATGGGAGAGATATTTTGGTCAGCAGCCGTACTCTCCGCTCTAG GTGCAACGTTGAGTGTGATCGTGGACATCAATATAAACCTGTCGGTTATCATTTCTGCTGTGATTGCAGTCTTTTACACTCTGGTCGGTGGATTATATTCAGTCGCATACACAGACGTGGTCCAGTTGTTCTGCATCTTCCTAGGATTG TGGATCAGCATTCCCTTCGCCCTGTTAAATCCCGCCGTGACAGACATCACCATCACCGCCAGCCACGAAGTTTACCAGGAGCCTTGGCTGGGACACATAGAAacaccagatatcctgacctggATAGACAACTTCCTGTTGCTG ATGTTGGGTGGGATCCCGTGGCAAGTATATTTCCAAAGGGTCCTCTCTGCTTCTTCTGCTACTTATGCCCAGGTCCTCTCCTTTCTGGCTGCTTTCGGCTGCTTGGTCATGGCCATCCCGTCTGCTCTTATCGGTGCAATTGGCGCATCTACTG ACTGGAATCAGACTTCCTATGGTTTGCCAGATCCCAAGAACAACAATGAGACTGATATGATTTTGCCAATAGTGCTGCAGCATCTGTGTCCAGCCTACATTTCCTTTTTTGGTCTTGGAGCTGTCTCTGCTGCAGTGATGTCATCAGCTGACTCTTCCATTTTGTCGGCAAGTTCCATGTTTGCTCGGAATATTTACCATCTTGCATTCAGGCAAGAG GCCACAGACAAAGAAATATTGTGGGTAATGCGAATCACTATATTTCTCTTTGGAGGAGCTGCAACATCTATGGCACTGCTGGCACAATCCATCTATGGTCTATGGTATCTGAGCTCAGATCTTGTCTACGTTATTATCTTTCCCCAATTAATATCAGTACTGTTCATCAAGGGAACAAACACATATGGCTCCATCGCTGGATATATCATTGGTTTTTTGTTCCGAATTAGTGGTGGAGAACCCTATTTGCATCTGCACCCATTTGTTTGTTATCCTGGATGCTATTTAGAACATAGCTTTGGAGGTGAACCGATCCACGTTCAACGATTCCCCTTTAAAACCATGTCAATGTTATTCTCCTTCTTGGGTAACCTTGGTGTTTCATATTTGGCCAAACACCTGTTTGAAAGTGGAATACTGCCACCTAAATTAGACTTTCTTGACAGTGTTGTGTCACGACACAGTAAggaaaacatggacaaaacaaccTTGGTGAACCATGACAATATTACTTTGTCAGAGCTGGTGCATGTTAATCCAAAACACAGTGCTTCTGATAATGCTGCTTTCAGCAATAAAGAAGCATTTGATGACACTGAGCCAAATCCTGAATTTTCCAAATCAGACAATGATTGA